Genomic segment of Candidatus Nomurabacteria bacterium:
CACTGAGAGATCCCATCACAGATCTGGAAGGGATATGTGCAGTCGTTGTTTGTACTACATACAGGGAGTGGTAGTACTTGTGCTGTAATATTGACGGATGTACTGTTTTGCAGCATAAGTAGAAAATCTGAAGTGTCGTTGAGAGCCCCACTATCGATATTCAAAGTGATCAGGTGACCTCCTGTTGATATCGATGTTCCCAAAACCCCTGTATTACCAAAAACATCTACACCGTATGTCACTCCATTCACCAATGGCCCTACATTCTCTATCAATATCTCATCAGATGATAGCGACCCACTCCCCTGTGTACAGTTTGCATATATCAACCCCGGCAGAGCTTGGTCGATCGCCCATGAACCTCCAGACAGATCTACTGGGGATGATGTTGTACCAACAACAGACATACCCCCAGGTGTACGACACCAGTAGCCATCATCGTTATCATCAAAGGATATAGATACTGTAGAGCCGGGTGGAAAATTTTGTGTTGGTTCAAAAGCCAAGGTAAAAGCCCATCCTGTACTTATTGCCACTCGACTACTGTTTGCAAAGAGATAATACGCTGATATCGTGCCTGCTTGAGTGACTGTCGAGATGTGGAACAGGGCCAAGATGGAAAGCAGTATGGCCATAAGGAAGATCATAAATTGTTTCACACCTCTCAAGCGAAGCGTAACCGCTATATGACGAGCAGATTTACTCATGGCACTTACCCTGTATATTACATCGATGTATGATAGTATAATAATACACAAATAAGGTACAAAGACAAAGGAATGATGCTATCTTTCAAAACATTTCGGAGAATTGCCACGACAGTTGATACATATATATATGTAATAGGTGTGATTCTGTTTGCTATGACGGGAGTGGTATTTGCTGAAACCTTAGAGTCTACTGATTATCGTATAGATGGTGCAGTTATCGATGCGGGTGGTCAGGTACCTACCGGTACGACGGATCTCGGATTGTTTGCTACTATTGGAGATTTTTCTGGTAATCCTAGAGATACTACCTCCTCATATCAATTACGACCAGGGACTACAAATGAGTTCCTAGCCAATACACCCATAGTTGCGTGTTTTGAGACCACCTCTACTGGAAGCTCGAACTGCACCACAGGACCTGCATATCTCAATAGTAATGGTATGGTAAGGGTATGCGGTACAGACGGTTGTTACAACAAAGCTCGATTTGAGATCGACACCCAAAACAATCCTAGCGATACACTATATGGTGTACAGATCTCTACAGATGACTTTGTTAGTGATATCCAACAGATCGACGGTACTTCATACAAACCAAAGGATCTGGCAGATAGGCAATTAGCTGATTATCTGACCGAGAGCGATTGGGAGACACCAGTTTTCAATATAAAAGGACTCCAGAGCAACACTACATATTATGTAAGGATCACGGCATTGCATGGTGATTTCACCGAGTCCACCCCTAGCCCATCCGCATCGGCTACTACTGCAAATGCTCTGATCACATTTGATATCGACATCACAGATATGGCGGAGAGTACTCCGGAGACGAGTGCACCGTATGGGATAAGTTTCACCGGAGATTATAAATTGATCTCAGGTGGGGCACTTCAGACGAATCTTGACCTGATTTGGATGGATCTGGAAACGAATGCTGAAGGTGGAGCTGCCGTAGCACATAAAGGTCTGTATGGAGGTCTTTACAGTGCGAATCAAACATACACGATCACATCAGCCACAGAAGATCTTTCCGCAGATCCCGAGGGTTTTGGTCTTCAAAACTACGACTATTCAGGAA
This window contains:
- a CDS encoding fibronectin type III domain-containing protein; translated protein: MMLSFKTFRRIATTVDTYIYVIGVILFAMTGVVFAETLESTDYRIDGAVIDAGGQVPTGTTDLGLFATIGDFSGNPRDTTSSYQLRPGTTNEFLANTPIVACFETTSTGSSNCTTGPAYLNSNGMVRVCGTDGCYNKARFEIDTQNNPSDTLYGVQISTDDFVSDIQQIDGTSYKPKDLADRQLADYLTESDWETPVFNIKGLQSNTTYYVRITALHGDFTESTPSPSASATTANALITFDIDITDMAESTPETSAPYGISFTGDYKLISGGALQTNLDLIWMDLETNAEGGAAVAHKGLYGGLYSANQTYTITSATEDLSADPEGFGLQNYDYSGTETYEETYSGQSSLGTITIATNYNGAGNNVGIVDTDLLLLFGSDGPTDAGRVSMWVKAKAGNSAPADTDYTEEITIVAVGRY